GGCCACCAGCTCTGTCTCCCTTGCTTGACAGGGGGGGTGGAAGTCTATTTCCAAGAAACCAATACGACAGATGGCATGACAACGGATCCCAGCCTCCAAAATCAACTTCGATGATTTGGACCCCGAAACAGGTACAGTCTCGTCCCCCGAAACTGGGTGCAGGACAGGAAAATTTTCAGTCAAAGTACCTTGTGCATCATGAACAGACGAGGGGACGAAGGGACGAGGGGACATGACACCCAGCACCGCACGTACCTCCTCCGCACACCAACCGCAACCCCGCCTTTCCCGCCTGGCTTGTCCTAGAGCGCTCGGATAATTGAATGGATGAACTGACAAGGATCTGCAGTCCAGGGCTAGAGGCAACCTTTTCGTGATGCCCCCCTGGTCTGCTCCTAGTCACATCCTAGCTCCTTCCTTCTGATCATCCACTAGGCCCCCTTGTCTTTCTCACAAAGCACATCATTAATCAATCATCAGGGCGCTTGCAATGAAATCCTCGGTCTAGATGGCTGGAGACTCTGCAATATTGCTCAGCTTCTGCATAACTGCAAGGGCTATTATGACTGGTCTCACTCAGCCCATCCTATATTGACATATGAGGCTTTCGTTCCTTTTCACCGTCTGTTAGCCTGCCAACGCACACCTTGACCACGATCTGCTGTTGGACAGACTCGTACACGAACAATATCAGTCGATCCCCGTCTTAAGCTAGACAAAGAGGGGCCGTGATCGGGAAGAGAATCCTCTATGGCTTatccccctctctccccagTCCGCCCGCGCTCTCAGAGGTTATCGTGTCTGACCCGGCCATACCAGTGCTGCAAAGCAACTCGCATATTGTTATTCGAGCCCCTGGTTCGTCGATTCCTTGTCATGTAGTCATGCCAGGGTTCCAATGTCGGCTCCGAAGCCATGGATCCAGAGAAATGGAAAACACGTTGCCATGCTAGACACTGGAGTCTTGGTCCACGATCCAACGGGGCGCTGGCTCGTATCGAATGGCTTGGAGGCGTAAGCCTACCTTTGCAAGTGCCGTTTTTCCCGTCCGACGCCGGCCACCTTTGGATCAAAGGTTGGCTGTTATATGCACTAAGTCTGCCATTGAACCCAGCTGCCAAGTCACGCAACTCTTTAGCCAGCCAGCTCTGTCTCTCGTTTTCATTTCTCGTTCCTTCTGGAGTGACTGGACTCATATCAGGCGCTCTTGGCAGGACTGGAATAGCAACTCCTGTTCTCGTAGCGTGTGGCCGAAAAGACCAGCCTCTATACTCGAATATCTCTTGTAAATACCGCTTCTCGCCGGGTTTGGCCAGACATCAGAACCTATCCCCCATCCCGCCCGCAGCGTCGATCCACCAGAATCACATACTCCTCGAAATCCCGGGTTGACTCGCATTCTCTAGCCATGCATGCATTATTGCCAATCTTCCTCTCGGGggctgccctcgccgccactATTCACGCTCCTCTGGCGAAGCGAGCCGAATGCGGGCCCGGAGTCGGCTCCTGCGCGCCGGGACAGTGTTGCTCAGAAGCCGGATGGTGTGGGACGACGGCAGATTTCTGCGGCGGTTCCCAGTGCCAGCTCGCATACAGCGACGCTTGCGATACCTTGTAAGTTGGACTGAGACTCACTCTCGGCCCTCATGTCCGGGCCTGTATATGCCGCAAGTTTGCTAAAAGGGGAATTTCACCAGCTTCCCGCCACCGGGGGCTAGCACGGAGAGTATCGCCCGTCCCCTTGTGGGTTCTGTGCCTTATGGTATGTTCATCTACATTATGCATCGCGGAACGGGCCTAACCTGCGTCTCTCCCCTAGGCTCGATCATCACCACCTGTGCCGTCCCAGGAACCTTGGCATTGACCTATGACGATGGTCCGTACATCTACACGTCGCAGTTGCTTGATATTCTTGAGGCCCAGAACGTCACGGCcaccttcttcgtcgccggtAACAACAAGGGTAAGAAGGGGATGGACAACGCGAATACGGCATGGCCGGCCATCATGCGTCGGATGCATGCTGCTGGCCACCAGATCGCCAGCCATACCTGGACCCACCGAAACTTGAATCTGGTTAACAGCACTATCCAAAGAACCGAGATTATCTACAACGAGATGTCGTTCCGGAACCTCTTTGGCTGGATTCCCACCTACATGCGTCCGCCCTACCTTGAATGCAACGCCGCCTCTGGCTGCCAGAACATGCTCAGGACGCTCGGTTATCACATCATCAACGTCAATATCGACACCAAGGACTACATGTATGATACTCCCGAGACGATCCAGACCGCCAAAGACCGCTTCTCGGGTGGAATCTCGACAAACGCGGCCGCTAATAGCTACATTGAACTGTCCCATGATGTCCACTACCAGACCGTTGTCAACCTGACCCAGTTCATGATCGACACGGCAAAGGCACGCGGATACCGCCTTGTGTCCGTCGGCGAGTGTCTCAATGATCCCAAGGAGAACTGGTACCGACCCGCCGGTGGTGCCATTAGCGCCAGCGTCGCGTCTAGTACtacgaggacgacggggacgacCTCCGTGCCGTCGTCCAGTACACCAatcgcctc
The genomic region above belongs to Colletotrichum higginsianum IMI 349063 chromosome 2, whole genome shotgun sequence and contains:
- a CDS encoding Polysaccharide deacetylase, yielding MHALLPIFLSGAALAATIHAPLAKRAECGPGVGSCAPGQCCSEAGWCGTTADFCGGSQCQLAYSDACDTFFPPPGASTESIARPLVGSVPYGSIITTCAVPGTLALTYDDGPYIYTSQLLDILEAQNVTATFFVAGNNKGKKGMDNANTAWPAIMRRMHAAGHQIASHTWTHRNLNLVNSTIQRTEIIYNEMSFRNLFGWIPTYMRPPYLECNAASGCQNMLRTLGYHIINVNIDTKDYMYDTPETIQTAKDRFSGGISTNAAANSYIELSHDVHYQTVVNLTQFMIDTAKARGYRLVSVGECLNDPKENWYRPAGGAISASVASSTTRTTGTTSVPSSSTPIASSTQTRVQSSTALTSSVTRVSSTSSNAPASTAKVSPDQTCGGTNGYTCLNSKFGNCCSPYGFW